The nucleotide sequence TGCCTTTGTGTTTGCACGTGACAGGGAAGTCGTGGTAGCCAGGATTTTCAATACCTACATGTTGCTTCTGGTGGGCCTTTTCATTTTGCTGTTGTTTATTATCTATTTTATGATCAAACACTTCCGCAGCATTAATAGCAATAATTATAAACTTCAGAAAAAATCGGGGGAGATAAATAGACTTTTTGATCAGCAGACCCTATTGTTGCAAGGGACCAAAGGATTCGTTTATTTTCATGATGCAAATGGGAAGATTACCAATGTCAGTGATAATCTTATCGATGTATTGGGTTATGAAAAAGAGGAGTTTCTTAATAATCAGAATAGGAATTATTTGATTCCTGAGGAATTCACAAAACTTAGGTCCGAAGTGGATAAGGCCATTGAGAATAAGGATGAATATTTGGAATTTGAGCTGAACAATATCAAAAAGGATGGCTCCGTGATTAGGGTTAAATGTTTCGAAAGGTTGTTTTATGATGATGAGGGCAATTTTACAAATAGTGTAGGGATCAGCACTGATATACATGAGAAATATCTTGCAGAACAAGAGCTGATCAAAAGTGAAAATAGGCTTAGGGCCGTATTGAACAGTTTACCTGATATTATTTTTATTTATAATAATGAAGGCATATTTACGGATTATTATGTGCAATCAATGGAATTGCTGTTCGTTCCTCCAGAAGAAGCAATGGGGAAATATCTGGGAGATGTGATGCCATATCCCTTGAATGAAAAATTGGTAGCCGCTTTTAACAGGGTCTTGGAAACAGGGCGGGTCCAGACAGAAGAAATGGATATAAATCTAAAGAGTGGAAGGAAGTTTTTTCAGGCCAGATTTTTCAAACTAGATGATAAAAGGGTGATTTCTGTTGCGCGTGATATCACAGAGCAGAAACTATGGGAAAATGGTTTGAAGGAAGCCAAAGAGATGGCAGAGGGTGCCAATAGAGCAAAATCGGAATTTTTGGCCAGCATGAGTCATGAAATAAGGACGCCTATGAATGGACTTTTGGGTATGATAGGACTTTTAGAAGGGACAAAGCTAAATGAAGAGCAGGAGCAGTATGTAAAGGTGATCAAGGATTCGGGCGAATCACTTTTGGTGATCATCAAGGATATCCTGGATTATTCTAAAATTGAAGAGGGTAGGTTAGAGCTAGACCTGGTAGACTTTAATATCGTTGAGGAAATATATAAAGTGACCAATATCTTTTCTGGTTTGATGTCTGCAAAAGCGCTGAAATTTGGTTTGCATATCGACGATGATTTGCCAAGGTGGATGACTTTGGATAAGGAAAAACTCAAACAGATACTGTTCAATATCCTTGGTAATGCCATTAAGTTCACGCCTGCAGGAGGTGAGATCAATCTCAGTGTGAAGGGGGAGTCAGTCATGGACAAAAACTATATGATTTCTTTTTTGATCAAAGATTCAGGCATAGGTATTCCCAAGGATAAAATCGAGAAGCTTATCCATCCTTTTACTCAGGTGGGACATGGAAACGCTGGTGAAAAAAATGGCTCTGGACTTGGGTTGGCTATCGCCAATAAATTAATAGAGTTGATGGGAGGAAGCTTGGATATTGAAAGTGAGCCAGGCAACGGTTCCGAATTTTCTTTTTCAGTATTTGGCAGGGTAGCTATACCGAAAGCTGGAGATACTTTCTCGAGTATTGAAGATGCTAAAAATGAGGGTGTTATCAATAAGATTTCAGAAAGGTATCCATTGTCTATATTATTAGTGGAGGATAATGAAATCAACCTCAAGTTTATGGTGCTTTTGATGAAGCAGTTGGGGTATGAAGTGGATACTGCGAGCAACGGAGAGGAGGCCATTGCCGCAGTAGAGAAAAGGGATTATGATTTGATCTTCATGGATTACCAAATGCCTTTTATGAATGGGTTGCAAGCTTCAAAAGCCATAAAGGCTCTGAAAAAAGGCAAGAATGTTCGGATTATAGGGCTTTCTGCCAATGTGTTTAAAGAGGATATTGAGAAGGCTTTGATGTCAGGTATGGACGACTACTTGACCAAACCCATAAAAATCCAAGAATTGGTAAATAAGATAAAGACTTCTTTTGAAATTATTTCATAAAAAAAAAACCGAAGTACTCATGCTTCGGTTTTTTTAGCTGTTATATTTTCAATTATAGTTTAGTCTCTATATCGAATGACTCTAAGTATTCGGCTACACGCTTCACAAACATACCTCCCAATGATCCATCCACCACCCTGTGGTCATAAGAATGAGAAAGGAACATTTTGTGCCTGATAGCAATCACATCGCCAGTGGGCGTTTCTATCACAGCTGGTTTTTTAGTGATGGCTCCTACAGCCATGATGGCTACTTGTGGCTGCACTATGATCGGCGTGCCCATCACATTTCCAAATGACCCCACGTTGGAAAGGGTATAAGTTCCCCCAGATAAATCATCCGCTCCCAATTTGTTGTTTCTGGCGCGATTGGCCAGATCATTGATCTTTTTAGAAAGTCCCACCAAGTTTAATTCATTGGCTTTTTTGATGACAGGCACAATCAAGTTGCCACTGGGCAAGGCCACTGCAATACCAATATTGATGTCCTTTTTCTTTATGATTTTAGTTCCATCAACGGATATGTTGATCATTGGGAAGTCCTGTATGGCCTTGGCTAAGGCATGGACAAAGAATGGGGTGAAAGTAATTGGTTCGCCCTCTTTCTTTTTGTATTCATCTTTGACCTTGTTTCTCCATAGCACAATATTGGTAACATCAGCTTCTACAAATGACGTTACATGAGGAGATATTCTTTTGGATTCCAGCATTCTTTCTGAAATCATTTTCCTCATTCTATCCATTTCAATGATTTCGTCTCCGGCACTGATACTTGGAGCGGGAGTTCCGGATATCAATTGGTCTGTTTGCTGAACACTGGCTTTTC is from Echinicola marina and encodes:
- a CDS encoding PAS domain-containing hybrid sensor histidine kinase/response regulator, producing the protein MGSIVIILFLAYFFYNALSKNLIGYSQQFLSKQVEIASNESQRKFNNLFEDLSFFTKNLESYDDLESDNKKQVLEGRIRRLLSSYGTLVDTLFIAKQGSTKGYLVKGNNYFEEIEVSTTKEFAGRDRYLIIKSHDRIFKVVVSLNVGAFLADFASNHYLGEGGFKFYFQEDKARVISPDLSEGEVISFYPGLKREIDNEIKGGLKGVYDGELIWNTSGAKRINAIIAQYPFNLHPLRSNYAFVFARDREVVVARIFNTYMLLLVGLFILLLFIIYFMIKHFRSINSNNYKLQKKSGEINRLFDQQTLLLQGTKGFVYFHDANGKITNVSDNLIDVLGYEKEEFLNNQNRNYLIPEEFTKLRSEVDKAIENKDEYLEFELNNIKKDGSVIRVKCFERLFYDDEGNFTNSVGISTDIHEKYLAEQELIKSENRLRAVLNSLPDIIFIYNNEGIFTDYYVQSMELLFVPPEEAMGKYLGDVMPYPLNEKLVAAFNRVLETGRVQTEEMDINLKSGRKFFQARFFKLDDKRVISVARDITEQKLWENGLKEAKEMAEGANRAKSEFLASMSHEIRTPMNGLLGMIGLLEGTKLNEEQEQYVKVIKDSGESLLVIIKDILDYSKIEEGRLELDLVDFNIVEEIYKVTNIFSGLMSAKALKFGLHIDDDLPRWMTLDKEKLKQILFNILGNAIKFTPAGGEINLSVKGESVMDKNYMISFLIKDSGIGIPKDKIEKLIHPFTQVGHGNAGEKNGSGLGLAIANKLIELMGGSLDIESEPGNGSEFSFSVFGRVAIPKAGDTFSSIEDAKNEGVINKISERYPLSILLVEDNEINLKFMVLLMKQLGYEVDTASNGEEAIAAVEKRDYDLIFMDYQMPFMNGLQASKAIKALKKGKNVRIIGLSANVFKEDIEKALMSGMDDYLTKPIKIQELVNKIKTSFEIIS
- a CDS encoding dihydrolipoamide acetyltransferase family protein, producing MATVEMVMPKMGESIIEGTILTWLKSEGDSIEQDESVLEVATDKVDTEVPSSHAGVLKKILVNEGDVVAVGAPIAIIEVKGEVEENEQIPEVSITEPKETEEKEEILAVAPAQTSTIMGSAAKVSNTNDDRFYSPLVQSIAKEENISKEELSTVPGTGKDGRVTKNDILSYLKNRKASVQQTDQLISGTPAPSISAGDEIIEMDRMRKMISERMLESKRISPHVTSFVEADVTNIVLWRNKVKDEYKKKEGEPITFTPFFVHALAKAIQDFPMINISVDGTKIIKKKDINIGIAVALPSGNLIVPVIKKANELNLVGLSKKINDLANRARNNKLGADDLSGGTYTLSNVGSFGNVMGTPIIVQPQVAIMAVGAITKKPAVIETPTGDVIAIRHKMFLSHSYDHRVVDGSLGGMFVKRVAEYLESFDIETKL